A window of Citrus sinensis cultivar Valencia sweet orange chromosome 7, DVS_A1.0, whole genome shotgun sequence contains these coding sequences:
- the LOC102613314 gene encoding protein PIN-LIKES 7: MGFWTLFEVASMPIVQVLLISVLGALMATQYWNLLTADARRSLNKMVFTVFTPSLMFASLAKTVTLEEIISWWFMPVNVAMTFLIGGILGWIVVKLLRPKPHLEGLVIATCASGNLGNLLLIIVPAICHEQGSPFGNRDVCSSVGLSYASFSMALGGFFIWSYSYQLIKQSSVRYKALAQAAEPEEVPKEVNKDFDANAQTQLLRGTTDDQEDVSVLVASTKSSSDPECQIIVPQASHLQTRKESFWKRSLEFLHQLLEELLAPPTLAAIVGFIFGAVVWLRNLIIGDSAPLRVIQDSIEILGDGTIPCITLILGGNLIQGLRSSTLKPLIIIAVVCVRYIALPFIGVWVVKAAAALGFLPSDPLYHYVLMVQFTLPPAMNIGTMTQLFDVAQEECSVLFLWTYLVAALALTGWSMVFMWILS; encoded by the exons ATGGGATTCTGGACGTTGTTTGAGGTGGCTTCCATGCCGATTGTACAAGTCCTCTTAATCAGCGTTTTGGGGGCTCTCATGGCCACTCAATATTGGAATCTCTTAACCGCCGACGCCAGAAGATCCTTGAACAAG ATGGTGTTCACCGTGTTTACACCCTCACTCATGTTTGCAAGTTTAGCCAAGACTGTCACACTTGAAGAGATTATCTCATG GTGGTTTATGCCCGTCAACGTCGCGATGACCTTCTTGATTGGAGGAATTCTTGGGTGGATAGTTGTCAAATTACTACGACCAAAGCCTCATCTTGAAGGCTTGGTCATCGCTACTTGTGCATCAg gTAACTTGGGTAATCTTCTCCTTATAATTGTCCCTGCAATCTGCCATGAGCAAGGGAGTCCATTCGGTAACCGTGATGTTTGCAGCTCCGTTGGACTCTCGTATGCATCCTTCTCCATGGCG CTTGGCGGCTTCTTCATATGGTCTTACAGTTATCAACTTATAAAACAATCGTCTGTTAGGTATAAAGCACTTGCTCAGGCAGCTGAGCCTGAGGAGGTCCCCAAAGAAGTCAACAAGGACTTTGATGCCAATGCTCAAACTCAGCTTCTCAGGGGAACAACAGATGATCAAGAAGATGTTTCTGTACTTGTGGCGTCGACCAAGTCTTCTAGTGATCCCGAATGCCAAATT ATTGTGCCCCAGGCATCACATCTgcaaacaagaaaagaatcaTTCTGGAAGAGGTCACTTGAATTCCTTCACCAACTTTTGGAGGAGCTACTCGCACCTCCTACACTTGCCGCC ATTGTGGGATTCATCTTCGGAGCAGTCGTATGGTTGAGAAATCTTATAATTGGTGATAGTGCTCCCTTGAGGGTGATCCAAGACTCAATTGAAATACTTGG GGATGGAACAATTCCTTGTATCACACTTATATTGGGAGGCAACCTCATTCAAG GTTTACGCTCGTCAACACTAAAGCCACTGATCATCATTGCTGTGGTTTGCGTTCGATACATAGCACTTCCTTTTATTGGTGTATGGGTAGTTAAAGCTGCTGCCGCCCTTGGTTTCCTTCCATCAGACCCTTTATACCACTATGTGTTGATGGTTCAATTCACATTGCCACCTGCCATGAATATCG GTACAATGACACAGCTGTTTGATGTGGCTCAAGAGGAGTGCTCTGTTCTGTTTCTGTGGACATACTTGGTTGCCGCTTTAGCACTCACTGGCTGGTCCATGGTTTTCATGTGGATCTTGTCCTAA